In a genomic window of Desulfopila inferna:
- a CDS encoding peptide transporter, with the protein MYDDKELKEYRDLLPTPDHFEEGFDWKTIIGAIFIGFLMMPGSMYLQLVIGQGIGPAARWVTIILFAEVAKRAHSELKQQEIFLLYYMAGAALASPFSGLLWNQYLVQSDAARMLGLTEYIPTWIAPASDSLSLVERSFLHRDWLIPILLLVGSQIIQRIDHFGLGYALYRITSDVEKLPFPMAPVAALGTMALAESTEEKKTSWKWRVFSIGGVIGLVFGAVYVLIPIVSSLIFTEPIRLIPIPWVELTSHTEDILPAVATGIQLDLGLVFIGMVIPFWAVIGGLIGLVITIVLNPILYSQGILHRWHPGMATVDTVFANNFDFYMSFGIGLGLAIGCIGIWSVVHSFRQAKDENTSWQDLFNPPKGRGDFNFWISIAIYVFSTLAYVYLCVLLVPNFPWIFFLAYGFIYTPVISYITARMEGIAGQFVSLPLVREASFIAGARYFGYQGIEIWYAPIPIHNYGEATVQFRQIELTGTSIRGIIKAEIIVFPIVMIASLLFSQFIWRLAPIPSSSYPYAQELWHLQALNTLLMQTSTLEGNSLFYQALNGTTVFAGLTFGIVMYGVLSLFGLPVLLIYGVVRGLGQSTPHGMILEVAGALLGRYYFYKRYGKMWRQYAPVLLAGFSCGMGLTGMFAMGFALIAKSLGHMAY; encoded by the coding sequence ATGTACGATGACAAGGAACTAAAGGAATACAGGGACCTGCTGCCGACTCCGGATCATTTTGAGGAAGGATTCGACTGGAAAACCATCATCGGCGCCATATTCATAGGATTTCTGATGATGCCCGGCTCCATGTATCTCCAGCTGGTTATCGGCCAGGGGATCGGTCCCGCAGCACGGTGGGTTACTATCATCCTTTTTGCCGAGGTTGCCAAGCGGGCTCATTCCGAGCTGAAGCAGCAGGAGATTTTTCTTCTATACTATATGGCCGGCGCGGCTCTGGCCTCGCCATTCTCCGGGCTGCTGTGGAATCAGTATCTGGTGCAGTCCGATGCTGCCAGAATGCTTGGTCTGACGGAGTACATTCCCACCTGGATAGCACCCGCATCCGACTCGCTCTCTCTGGTTGAGAGATCTTTCCTCCATCGGGACTGGCTCATACCGATTCTGCTGCTGGTGGGATCTCAGATCATCCAGCGTATCGACCATTTCGGGCTGGGGTATGCTCTCTACCGCATTACCTCCGATGTCGAAAAACTTCCTTTCCCCATGGCTCCGGTCGCTGCCCTGGGAACCATGGCCCTGGCGGAATCGACGGAGGAAAAGAAGACCAGCTGGAAATGGCGCGTTTTTTCCATAGGGGGCGTGATCGGCCTTGTTTTTGGGGCGGTATATGTTCTAATTCCTATTGTCTCGAGCCTTATCTTTACCGAACCCATCCGGCTTATCCCCATCCCATGGGTGGAACTGACCAGCCATACTGAAGATATTCTGCCTGCGGTGGCCACCGGAATCCAGCTTGATCTTGGCCTGGTTTTCATCGGTATGGTCATTCCCTTCTGGGCCGTGATCGGTGGTTTAATCGGTCTTGTTATTACCATCGTTCTCAACCCCATCCTCTATTCCCAGGGCATCCTCCATCGCTGGCATCCCGGCATGGCCACGGTTGATACGGTTTTTGCCAACAACTTTGATTTTTATATGAGCTTCGGCATAGGCCTGGGGCTGGCTATCGGCTGTATCGGCATATGGTCGGTGGTTCACTCCTTTCGCCAGGCCAAAGACGAGAATACGTCCTGGCAGGATCTCTTCAATCCGCCCAAGGGGAGAGGTGATTTCAACTTCTGGATATCTATTGCCATCTACGTTTTTTCCACTCTGGCCTACGTCTATCTCTGCGTTCTCCTGGTGCCGAATTTCCCCTGGATTTTCTTTTTGGCCTACGGTTTTATCTATACACCGGTAATTTCCTATATAACCGCACGAATGGAAGGTATTGCCGGGCAGTTTGTCAGCCTTCCTCTTGTTCGTGAAGCAAGTTTCATTGCCGGCGCCCGGTATTTTGGTTACCAGGGAATTGAAATCTGGTATGCCCCGATCCCCATACATAATTATGGCGAAGCCACTGTGCAATTTCGTCAGATTGAGCTCACCGGGACATCTATCCGCGGTATTATTAAAGCGGAAATAATTGTCTTTCCCATTGTGATGATCGCCAGCCTGCTGTTCTCACAATTCATCTGGCGGTTGGCGCCTATTCCTTCATCAAGTTATCCCTACGCCCAGGAACTCTGGCATCTCCAGGCCCTCAATACTCTGCTGATGCAGACATCCACGCTTGAGGGCAATTCCCTGTTCTATCAGGCTCTGAATGGAACAACTGTTTTTGCCGGGCTCACCTTCGGCATCGTCATGTATGGTGTTTTGAGTCTTTTCGGCCTACCGGTGCTTCTCATTTACGGGGTGGTACGTGGTCTGGGACAGTCAACTCCGCACGGGATGATCCTCGAGGTGGCCGGAGCTCTACTGGGAAGATATTACTTTTATAAGCGTTACGGCAAGATGTGGCGGCAGTATGCACCGGTACTACTTGCCGGTTTTTCGTGCGGAATGGGCCTCACGGGAATGTTTGCCATGGGATTTGCCCTCATTGCCAAATCTCTCGGCCATATGGCATATTAA
- a CDS encoding helix-turn-helix domain-containing protein: MDKNEFAVSRKKLGKTQKQLAELLGMALKTVHSYEQGWRKIPSHIERQMFFLLCKQRARHKTLTPCWEKKQCEAKLDCPAWEFQSGHLCWFLSGTKCEDIKGMTDEEKIQKCRECEILSSLLIE; encoded by the coding sequence TTGGACAAAAACGAATTTGCAGTCTCCAGAAAAAAACTTGGAAAAACACAGAAACAGCTTGCAGAACTGCTGGGAATGGCCCTAAAAACGGTGCACAGTTACGAGCAGGGCTGGCGCAAAATACCATCCCATATAGAACGCCAAATGTTTTTTCTTCTCTGTAAACAGAGAGCCCGGCACAAAACCCTCACTCCATGCTGGGAGAAAAAGCAGTGCGAAGCCAAACTCGATTGTCCAGCCTGGGAATTTCAAAGCGGTCATCTCTGCTGGTTTCTCAGCGGCACAAAATGTGAGGATATAAAAGGAATGACGGACGAGGAAAAAATCCAGAAGTGCAGAGAGTGTGAAATTTTGTCTTCTCTTCTCATTGAATAG
- a CDS encoding PqqD family protein yields the protein MKLLQSEKKGPSALSRQEALKCVPVINTSVSFAALDSGEILLEYPLRLKPFFLSVFRRFQHSYQIPTKRLQLDEMGSRVWKDIDGENNVQSIISNFAAGYNITLHEAEKSVTVFLADLGRRGIIALR from the coding sequence ATGAAATTACTCCAGTCTGAAAAAAAAGGACCTTCGGCCTTGAGCCGCCAGGAGGCGCTGAAATGCGTTCCCGTCATCAATACCTCGGTCTCCTTCGCAGCATTGGATTCCGGAGAAATACTCCTGGAGTATCCCTTGCGCTTGAAACCATTTTTCCTGAGTGTCTTCCGTCGCTTTCAGCACTCATACCAAATACCGACAAAAAGATTGCAGCTTGATGAAATGGGCAGCCGCGTCTGGAAAGATATAGACGGGGAAAACAATGTCCAGAGTATTATCAGCAACTTTGCAGCCGGGTATAATATTACTCTGCATGAAGCGGAAAAATCAGTAACCGTCTTTCTTGCTGATCTTGGCAGAAGAGGCATTATCGCACTGCGATAG
- a CDS encoding DUF523 domain-containing protein, which produces MTIPPADIYLVSSCLMGLCTRYDGKLKASEECRLLLQSAVWIPICPEQLGGLPTPREAADIIGGDGHDVLAGRAKVITKSGEDVSRQFIKGARQVLAIALSQKIHSVILKSHSPSCGASGKSGVTAALLKENGIHLEEF; this is translated from the coding sequence ATGACTATTCCTCCGGCTGATATATATCTGGTGAGCAGTTGCCTCATGGGCCTGTGTACCCGCTATGACGGCAAACTCAAAGCCAGTGAGGAATGTCGCCTGCTGCTGCAGAGCGCCGTGTGGATTCCGATCTGTCCTGAACAGCTCGGAGGACTACCGACTCCGCGAGAGGCAGCCGACATTATCGGCGGCGACGGCCATGACGTTCTAGCCGGCCGGGCCAAGGTCATCACCAAAAGCGGAGAAGATGTCAGTCGGCAGTTTATCAAAGGAGCACGGCAGGTGCTGGCAATTGCCTTGTCGCAAAAAATCCATTCCGTCATCCTCAAATCCCACAGCCCTTCCTGCGGCGCCTCTGGAAAATCAGGGGTTACTGCGGCCCTTCTCAAGGAGAACGGCATCCACCTGGAAGAGTTTTAG
- a CDS encoding FtsB family cell division protein has protein sequence MKKKPKKVLSPLQRKRLTRIIAVLAFAAFLWLLFAPNMGIVTLKREQNRLEALQLQKNELEKENAIMLQEIERIQTDIEYFERLAREKHGLLKKNEVIFDFSKKEK, from the coding sequence ATGAAAAAGAAACCAAAAAAAGTACTTTCGCCGCTGCAGAGAAAAAGACTGACAAGAATTATTGCCGTGCTGGCCTTCGCAGCCTTTCTATGGCTTCTTTTTGCACCAAATATGGGCATTGTCACCTTGAAAAGGGAACAGAACAGACTTGAAGCGCTTCAGCTTCAGAAAAATGAGCTGGAAAAGGAGAATGCGATCATGCTTCAGGAGATTGAGCGAATACAGACGGATATTGAATATTTTGAGCGTCTGGCCAGAGAAAAGCACGGTCTTTTGAAGAAGAACGAGGTGATCTTCGACTTTAGTAAGAAAGAAAAGTAA
- the tatC gene encoding twin-arginine translocase subunit TatC: protein MEARNNLVIFISEFRKSVRMLALAIALTTTTVFFMAPRLLEMVQHHLADKLYFFNVAGPFLAHVKLALFSSLFALMPWVMTVLWRSIGKPFGVKGGQLITFIFFTCLLFYCGTLFCYYVTLPFGIKFLLGFGSAELQPVISVGKFVNFTTLFILAFGVIFELPIFMVFLAKVGVCTRAFFERSRRYAMLLIAIVAALLTPTPDIVNMTLMGGPLYLLYEAGIIILMIMRIK, encoded by the coding sequence ATGGAAGCAAGAAACAATCTAGTTATATTTATAAGTGAATTTCGCAAATCCGTGCGCATGCTTGCGCTTGCAATAGCTTTGACCACGACAACCGTATTTTTTATGGCCCCGCGCTTGCTGGAGATGGTGCAGCATCACCTTGCGGATAAGCTCTATTTTTTTAATGTTGCCGGGCCCTTTCTGGCGCATGTCAAGCTCGCCCTTTTCAGTTCGCTTTTTGCCCTGATGCCCTGGGTGATGACGGTTTTATGGAGATCAATCGGCAAACCTTTCGGCGTCAAGGGCGGCCAGCTTATTACTTTCATATTTTTTACCTGTCTGCTCTTCTATTGCGGGACGCTTTTCTGTTATTATGTCACCTTGCCTTTCGGCATTAAATTTCTGCTTGGCTTCGGTTCCGCGGAACTACAGCCGGTAATCTCCGTCGGCAAGTTTGTAAACTTTACCACCCTCTTCATACTGGCCTTCGGTGTAATTTTCGAACTGCCGATATTTATGGTATTTCTTGCAAAAGTAGGGGTGTGCACGCGAGCTTTTTTTGAAAGAAGCAGGAGATATGCTATGCTATTGATAGCAATTGTGGCGGCGCTGCTCACTCCGACACCCGACATCGTCAACATGACGCTGATGGGTGGTCCTCTGTATCTTTTATATGAGGCCGGAATTATAATTCTCATGATAATGAGGATTAAATGA
- a CDS encoding cyclic nucleotide-binding domain-containing protein: protein MGSSMKPDFKCKITCDFEVLRNSSIFAGADGEMVKLFAYLAGRKKYAAGDYIIHEGREAEAAFYLLSGSAEVSVSHNDREVVLQQLTPPVFFGELALLARFKWFFNVRALEGCETLIITRESFQKVVEKFPARRESLIERIVQLRVQRLIEQTSFMLEKVPDSILNKGGPLL from the coding sequence ATGGGCTCATCAATGAAACCTGATTTTAAATGCAAAATTACCTGTGACTTTGAAGTATTACGGAATTCATCGATTTTTGCCGGAGCAGACGGTGAGATGGTAAAACTCTTTGCCTATCTCGCCGGCAGAAAAAAATATGCCGCTGGTGATTATATTATCCACGAGGGACGGGAAGCAGAAGCCGCCTTTTATCTTCTCTCCGGCAGTGCGGAGGTATCAGTGAGTCACAATGACAGGGAAGTCGTGCTGCAGCAGCTCACCCCACCAGTATTTTTTGGAGAACTTGCACTTCTTGCCCGGTTCAAATGGTTTTTTAATGTTCGAGCTCTAGAGGGATGTGAAACTTTAATTATTACCCGTGAAAGCTTTCAAAAAGTCGTTGAGAAGTTTCCCGCGCGCCGGGAATCCCTTATTGAAAGGATCGTCCAACTGCGGGTGCAACGACTCATTGAGCAGACATCATTCATGCTGGAAAAGGTCCCTGACTCTATTCTCAATAAAGGGGGTCCTCTGCTCTGA
- a CDS encoding uracil-DNA glycosylase, with amino-acid sequence MSSTKLEILQQLHSLLSYHEGSGLCTYPRSEEVKAFLRSELSLQTPMKETTDKLQPKRPAGKVDARPPSHRGTIVEIAEEVNTCRGCSLAEKRIIPVAGRGGSKQIRLFVVGGWLMADGKTEAVFGREEDLMLERMLQAIHLSADQTFVSNIIKCGINQDVQPKAENIDACVSYLERQIAAASPKIICSMGIAATRTLLQISQPLSRLRGRFYTYHLDEHREIPLIPTYHPTFLLKNPEMKKATWEDLQLIEKHLRR; translated from the coding sequence ATGAGTTCAACCAAACTTGAAATATTACAGCAGCTTCATTCTTTATTGTCCTACCACGAGGGCTCGGGACTCTGCACCTATCCGCGCTCTGAGGAGGTAAAGGCATTTCTCCGGTCGGAGCTCTCTTTGCAGACCCCGATGAAAGAAACGACTGATAAACTTCAGCCAAAGCGGCCTGCTGGGAAAGTGGACGCAAGGCCGCCCAGCCACCGGGGCACAATAGTGGAGATAGCTGAAGAAGTTAATACCTGCCGAGGTTGCAGTCTGGCAGAGAAAAGAATTATTCCTGTTGCCGGCAGAGGAGGAAGTAAGCAGATAAGGCTCTTTGTCGTTGGAGGATGGCTGATGGCCGACGGAAAGACCGAAGCTGTTTTCGGCAGAGAAGAAGACCTGATGCTTGAGCGGATGCTGCAGGCTATCCATCTCTCCGCCGACCAAACCTTTGTGTCTAATATCATCAAATGCGGGATAAATCAGGACGTTCAGCCTAAAGCTGAGAATATCGATGCCTGTGTATCTTATCTGGAGAGACAGATTGCCGCTGCCTCTCCTAAAATCATCTGTTCAATGGGAATCGCGGCAACACGGACACTGTTGCAGATCAGTCAGCCTCTCTCCCGGTTGCGCGGACGATTTTATACTTATCACCTTGATGAGCACCGGGAGATTCCGCTAATACCGACCTATCACCCGACCTTCCTTTTGAAAAATCCGGAAATGAAAAAAGCGACGTGGGAGGACCTGCAGCTCATCGAGAAACATTTGCGGCGATGA
- a CDS encoding DUF6785 family protein, whose product MAEKQGHTIRLRAIIVGVVFAMIICLLTPVNNIYHQATPLGGGHFPLAPFFIFFLLALIITLLNRFLQSRMLLGGYELIVIWVQMVIGSGIAYTGFARTFLINLTAPVHFATVGNMWEDKLLPLLPRQLIPEEGAIRILYKGIEGGRDMDWRQLFYQIPWEAWLTPMLLWSIFILLSFLVMFCIVNILSRQWIHNERINFPLLKVPEMIGAAVNDKTLGSLLLDRFLLAGLSIPLFLHLLNGAAFYFPSVPNITTLVLAGGYFPDYGLFSGFQKLRIYFYPAFIGFAFLASRQISFSFWFFYLAGCLLYGILNVLGFIIPVSELGVTFGPTLSRPEEMQMIGAYGVFFFFLVWLARHHLMEVTRASLFLKKRIPSGTEWFDVRLAFWGTLGGMAALVFWYMQMGVNIISAILMVSFFFMIMIVATRIICQGGLAYFTLTAAPLDGIIALFGPKLFAGVSGVLAGMSQKTLFVDLRESLMPSLVHGRKVHHGNNPALLLFAGLVITVIFSLAASFIAMMMLCYRYGMRALNQEWATGSTVAVYENIFRLVTTPPDTGTWVLGFAFFGALLMLMLVIAYHRFIWWPIHPIGYLTAYSSAMRILWLSFFIGWVCNVLCMRYGGIRFFKKFQLFFVGLIIGDFLMGGGWAIVGLFTDIGYKVLPD is encoded by the coding sequence ATGGCGGAAAAACAGGGTCACACCATACGGCTGCGGGCAATCATCGTTGGAGTGGTGTTTGCAATGATTATCTGCCTGCTTACGCCGGTCAACAACATCTATCACCAGGCTACTCCCCTTGGCGGCGGCCATTTCCCACTGGCTCCATTTTTTATCTTCTTTCTCCTTGCCCTGATAATAACCCTGCTCAATCGTTTCTTGCAGAGCCGAATGCTGCTGGGCGGCTATGAGCTCATCGTCATCTGGGTACAGATGGTTATCGGCTCCGGCATCGCCTACACCGGTTTTGCCAGAACATTTCTGATCAATCTGACGGCACCTGTCCATTTCGCCACCGTGGGCAACATGTGGGAAGATAAATTGCTGCCGCTGCTGCCCCGACAGCTTATTCCCGAAGAGGGCGCCATAAGGATTCTTTACAAAGGTATAGAAGGCGGTCGCGACATGGACTGGCGGCAACTCTTCTATCAAATACCGTGGGAGGCATGGCTGACGCCGATGCTGCTTTGGTCGATATTCATTCTTCTCAGCTTTTTGGTGATGTTCTGCATCGTCAACATCCTCTCCCGGCAATGGATACATAATGAGCGAATAAATTTTCCACTGCTCAAGGTGCCCGAAATGATAGGTGCCGCGGTCAACGACAAGACACTGGGCAGTCTCCTGTTGGACAGATTCCTCCTGGCGGGCTTATCAATTCCACTCTTTCTCCACCTGCTCAACGGCGCCGCCTTTTATTTTCCATCTGTTCCCAACATTACAACTCTGGTATTGGCAGGGGGTTATTTCCCGGACTACGGCCTTTTTTCGGGATTCCAGAAACTGCGCATCTATTTCTACCCCGCCTTTATCGGTTTCGCCTTTCTCGCCTCGAGACAAATTTCCTTCTCCTTCTGGTTTTTCTACCTGGCAGGCTGCCTGCTCTATGGCATTCTCAATGTACTGGGATTCATCATCCCGGTATCGGAGTTGGGAGTGACTTTCGGTCCCACCCTGTCGCGGCCCGAGGAGATGCAAATGATCGGGGCTTATGGAGTATTCTTTTTTTTCCTGGTATGGTTGGCCAGGCACCATCTCATGGAAGTCACCCGGGCATCCCTGTTCCTGAAAAAGAGGATCCCCTCCGGAACGGAATGGTTTGATGTGCGTCTGGCTTTCTGGGGTACACTCGGCGGCATGGCCGCGCTCGTCTTCTGGTATATGCAGATGGGTGTGAATATTATTAGCGCCATCCTTATGGTATCCTTTTTTTTCATGATCATGATTGTGGCCACCAGAATTATCTGCCAGGGCGGCCTTGCCTATTTCACTCTAACGGCAGCTCCTCTGGACGGTATTATCGCCCTGTTCGGCCCCAAGCTTTTCGCCGGAGTAAGCGGGGTACTGGCCGGTATGAGCCAAAAAACGCTCTTTGTCGATTTGCGTGAATCACTGATGCCTTCTCTGGTGCACGGCAGAAAGGTGCACCATGGTAACAATCCAGCACTTCTTCTTTTTGCGGGACTGGTGATCACCGTTATTTTTTCACTGGCGGCCTCCTTTATCGCCATGATGATGCTTTGTTACCGATACGGCATGCGGGCACTCAATCAGGAATGGGCCACCGGTTCCACGGTCGCTGTTTACGAGAATATCTTCCGCCTGGTTACAACTCCTCCGGACACGGGAACCTGGGTACTTGGTTTTGCCTTCTTCGGAGCCCTGCTTATGCTGATGCTGGTCATCGCCTATCACCGCTTTATCTGGTGGCCGATTCATCCCATTGGATATCTGACCGCCTACAGTTCGGCGATGAGGATTCTCTGGCTCAGCTTTTTTATAGGATGGGTCTGCAATGTTCTGTGCATGCGCTACGGAGGTATACGTTTTTTTAAAAAATTTCAGCTGTTTTTCGTCGGACTGATCATCGGCGATTTTCTGATGGGCGGTGGCTGGGCCATTGTCGGCCTTTTTACCGACATAGGCTACAAGGTCCTACCCGATTGA
- a CDS encoding FmdB family zinc ribbon protein, with protein sequence MPIYEYKCEKCGTVFETIVAVRSNDDIVCKNCGSRETRKLMSAGIKISQSGGNPGCQPRGGFS encoded by the coding sequence ATGCCTATTTATGAGTATAAATGTGAAAAATGCGGTACCGTCTTTGAAACTATAGTGGCAGTGCGTTCAAACGACGATATAGTGTGCAAAAATTGCGGCAGCAGGGAAACCCGCAAGCTGATGTCGGCGGGTATCAAAATCTCTCAAAGCGGAGGCAATCCCGGGTGCCAGCCTCGTGGCGGTTTCTCTTGA
- a CDS encoding ATP-binding cassette domain-containing protein — protein sequence MITKKPLFYWILHKYRGLQFLLLFLIVSSLFFKVFPLEMQRKIINIAINLRKLELLYLYCGLYMGAVLIAGLIKYYINWLQAIIGQKILIEMRRELYNHVLKLPLQFFHRTQTGIIISAMTSELNAVGTFLGGALAIPISSILTFLAFLGFMIYLNPVLGILTTLIYPFEFIVIPMLQKRYNILNRSRVHTVRSMANLVNESISGIHEVQSNSSFQLEQGKLDYYIKKLYRTMSKLFIFKYGIKFSNNFFQSLGPFLLFLIGGYLAINGQFTIGALVAFLSAYEKVYDPWKEMIEYYQMYQDAQVRYRQIMETFDSSERTLLEIPENKEAITLQGTIEARNLGFQISSDVQLLEDISFDLEAGQHLALIGFSGSGKSTLSHLLSQLLNYTDGTLKIDGHEVNSLSKLDIARNISVVSQQPFIFTGTVNDNLLYSCVALRLAGITEELPGREKVLAMMREVGLEADVIRWGYRSVLPLEKAQQLADKILSMRRIIHNTLRDEFDGVVEFYDSEAFLEYSTIGQNIIFGEYTGNYSSDYLLNRKDFLNFLKQTNLEETLLVLGRNIAETTVTLLHDMREDDFFFQGSPMEPGEYDSYAGIIKKLQKTSLINLRKNERHDLLKLALLYIPGKHKIYTLPAKLRSAIIKARHIFLYEIEKINLEQCRDGTIQQHILPIEGHEETQEAPLSTFTPYCTSQYLFNHTLLDNVLFGTVIDREVLRDSLGALAIRHFSEQGLLDEILEIGLDFHVGSKGDNLSGGQKQKVALARALLKQTPLLILDEATASLDNQSQTQIQKYIDSRLKGNTTVIAVVHRLDMISGYDHILVMRAGKIVESGTYDKLLNQKGVLYGLINET from the coding sequence TTGATTACCAAAAAGCCATTATTTTACTGGATACTCCACAAGTACAGAGGCCTGCAGTTCCTCTTGCTTTTTCTGATCGTCTCCAGTCTCTTTTTCAAGGTATTTCCCCTTGAAATGCAGAGAAAAATCATCAATATCGCCATTAATCTGAGAAAACTCGAACTGCTCTATCTCTACTGTGGTCTGTATATGGGTGCCGTGCTGATAGCCGGACTGATTAAATATTATATCAACTGGCTCCAGGCTATAATCGGTCAGAAAATTCTGATTGAAATGCGCCGGGAGCTCTACAATCATGTTCTTAAGCTTCCTCTCCAGTTTTTCCATAGAACTCAGACAGGCATCATAATTTCGGCCATGACTTCCGAGCTCAATGCCGTGGGAACTTTTCTGGGAGGAGCATTGGCCATTCCCATTTCCTCGATTTTAACTTTTCTCGCCTTTCTGGGTTTCATGATTTATCTCAACCCTGTCCTGGGAATTCTGACCACATTAATATATCCCTTCGAATTTATAGTTATTCCCATGCTACAAAAGAGATATAACATCCTCAACCGCTCACGGGTACACACCGTTCGCTCCATGGCTAATCTGGTAAATGAATCCATTTCCGGTATCCACGAGGTGCAGAGCAACAGCAGTTTCCAACTGGAGCAGGGCAAGCTGGATTACTATATCAAAAAGCTCTACAGAACGATGAGCAAACTGTTTATCTTCAAGTATGGCATCAAATTCAGCAACAATTTCTTCCAGAGCCTTGGTCCCTTTCTTCTTTTCCTGATCGGCGGGTATCTTGCCATCAATGGGCAGTTCACCATCGGAGCGCTGGTTGCCTTTTTATCCGCCTATGAAAAGGTGTACGATCCCTGGAAGGAAATGATAGAATATTACCAGATGTATCAGGATGCCCAGGTCCGCTATCGACAAATCATGGAAACCTTTGACAGTAGCGAACGAACGTTGCTGGAAATACCAGAAAATAAAGAGGCGATAACTCTGCAGGGAACAATCGAAGCAAGAAACCTCGGCTTTCAAATCAGCAGTGACGTGCAACTGCTGGAAGACATATCCTTCGACCTCGAAGCCGGGCAGCATCTTGCCCTCATCGGATTTTCAGGATCCGGCAAGAGCACTTTGAGTCATTTGCTGAGCCAGCTGCTCAATTATACCGACGGTACTCTCAAAATAGACGGTCATGAAGTAAACAGTCTCAGCAAACTTGATATTGCCCGAAACATCAGCGTAGTTTCACAACAGCCTTTCATCTTCACCGGAACGGTAAATGATAATCTTCTCTATTCCTGCGTGGCCCTGCGTTTGGCTGGTATAACCGAGGAACTGCCCGGCAGGGAAAAAGTGCTGGCCATGATGCGGGAGGTCGGCCTTGAAGCGGATGTCATCCGCTGGGGTTACCGGTCTGTATTGCCACTTGAAAAAGCACAGCAACTTGCAGATAAAATTCTCTCCATGCGCCGAATTATCCATAACACCTTGCGGGATGAGTTCGATGGTGTTGTTGAATTTTATGATTCCGAAGCATTTCTGGAATACTCCACAATCGGACAAAACATTATCTTTGGAGAATACACCGGTAATTACAGCAGTGATTATCTTCTTAATCGCAAAGATTTCCTCAATTTTCTCAAACAAACGAACCTTGAAGAAACGCTTTTGGTCCTTGGTAGAAATATTGCTGAAACCACGGTGACGCTGCTCCACGACATGCGTGAAGATGATTTTTTCTTCCAGGGAAGTCCTATGGAACCGGGAGAATATGACAGTTACGCCGGAATTATTAAAAAACTGCAGAAAACAAGCCTGATTAATCTCCGCAAAAATGAAAGACATGATCTTCTCAAATTAGCACTCCTCTATATTCCCGGAAAACATAAAATCTATACCCTGCCTGCCAAATTACGTTCTGCCATTATTAAGGCCCGACACATCTTTTTATATGAAATTGAAAAAATCAACCTGGAGCAGTGTAGAGACGGTACCATCCAGCAACATATTCTCCCAATTGAAGGGCATGAAGAAACACAGGAAGCCCCTCTCAGCACGTTCACCCCGTACTGCACCAGTCAGTATCTCTTCAATCACACACTTCTTGATAATGTTCTCTTCGGTACGGTCATAGACCGCGAGGTTCTCAGAGACAGCCTGGGAGCACTGGCAATTCGTCATTTTTCCGAGCAGGGTCTGCTGGATGAGATACTTGAAATAGGCCTTGACTTCCATGTAGGCAGTAAGGGGGACAACCTTTCGGGAGGGCAGAAGCAGAAGGTTGCACTTGCCAGAGCGCTGCTGAAACAGACCCCTCTTCTTATTCTTGATGAAGCGACGGCGAGCCTGGATAACCAGTCACAAACGCAAATTCAGAAATATATCGATAGTCGGCTGAAGGGAAACACCACCGTCATTGCCGTGGTGCATCGTCTTGACATGATTTCAGGATATGATCATATTCTCGTAATGAGAGCAGGGAAAATCGTTGAATCCGGCACATACGATAAACTGCTGAACCAAAAAGGAGTACTCTATGGGCTCATCAATGAAACCTGA